In the Vespa crabro chromosome 10, iyVesCrab1.2, whole genome shotgun sequence genome, one interval contains:
- the LOC124427560 gene encoding GTP-binding protein 128up: MSTILEKIASIEAEMARTQKNKATSGHLGLLKAKLAKLRRELITPKGGGGGGEQGFEVAKTGDARIGFVGFPSVGKSTLLSTLAGVYSEVAAYEFTTLTTVPGCIKYKGAKIQLLDLPGIIEGAKDGKGRGRQVIAVARTCSLIFIVLDVLKPLGHKRLIEHELEGFGLRLNKQPPNITFRKKEKGGVNLQTTCAQSELDLESVKAILAEYRIYNGDVNLRYNATSDDLIDVIEGNRVYIPCIYLLNKIDQISIEELDVIYKIPHCVPISAHHKWNFDDLLEKMWDYLQLVRIYTKPKGQLPDYNSPVVLNTERRTVEDFCNKLHRSIAKEFKYALVWGSSVKHQPQKVGKDHVLCDEDVVQIVKKV; this comes from the exons atgaGTACAATCTTGGAGAAAATTGCTTCGATCGAAGCAGAG atGGCACGTACACAAAAGAACAAAGCAACGTCTGGTCATTTAGGTTTATTGAAAGCAAAATTAGCAAAATTGAGACGTGAACTTATAACACCAAagggaggtggtggtggtggagaaCAAGGATTTGAAGTTGCTAAAACTGGAGATGCTCGGATAGGTTTTGTCG GTTTTCCTTCCGTTGGTAAATCTACATTATTAAGTACACTTGCGGGTGTATACTCTGAAGTTGCAGCATATGAGTTTACAACTTTAACTACTGTTCCTggttgtataaaatataagggAGCAAAAATACAG TTATTGGATTTACCAGGTATTATTGAAGGTGCTAAAGATGGAAAAGGTCGTGGAAGACAAGTAATAGCTGTAGCTAGAACTTGTagtttgatttttattgttttggATGTGCTTAAACCGTTAGGACATAAGCGCTTGATAGAACATGAATTGGAAGGTTTTGGATTACGACTTAACAAACAACCACCTAATATTACttttaggaaaaaagaaaaaggtggtGTCAACTTGCAAACCacg TGTGCACAATCAGAACTTGATTTAGAGTCAGTCAAGGCCATACTGGCAGAGTACAGAATTTACAATGGAGATGTAAATCTACGATATAATGCTACATCGGACGATTTGATTGATGTCATTGAAGGGAACCGAGTTTACATACCATGTATTTATTTGTTGAATAAAATCG atcaaATAAGTATAGAAGAATTggatgttatatataaaataccaCATTGTGTACCTATTTCTGCTCATCACAAATGGAATTTTGATGATTTGTTGGAGAAGATGTGGGATTATTTACAACTCGTTAGAAT TTATACCAAACCTAAAGGTCAACTACCAGATTACAATTCTCCTGTAGTATTAAATACAGAAAGAAGAACGGTGGAAGATTTTTGCAATAAACTTCATAGATCAATAGCAAAGGAATTCAAATA tGCGTTAGTATGGGGGTCATCGGTAAAACATCAGCCACAGAAAGTGGGAAAGGATCATGTCTTGTGCGACGAGGATGTTGTacaaatagtaaaaaaagtgtga
- the LOC124427531 gene encoding centrosomal protein of 131 kDa-like encodes MATGAIFEERNDLDDSYHPIETSDFVDNAETTVSETDKCVNDVKMKMRSLEISDCNQNLIEPNNSSFEQLCKMINDLEGNIIEDVPGSRHFDTASITDNRGEVPSLNMRYSNQLEPEKDHCKDKCGSIGATYEDIMSFLATLEDGITRIREKQRKKLLFLPTTFHREYYRVKCDPLRNYFSNAFKDDLSTAQLQLEEKEATIKLLKNELKNEREAACEKLNVENKKHVSKLETQEKKYQTIVKRHQKFMEKLISEKTDLTDKCNSLAQRIKEIESKAEKDMKVCTDRHLVELQRAKEHFAASEKIRRERWLEARTSKIKEMTVKGLEPELRSMVEQHQLEIQEIRSTHIKELQDSELRIIRRSNQQLEQLRLELTASHEKVLASEKNILWTRYKEKLEEQEAQFRTERIKFAEDLERERNRFDEELAKRDTEKDTIIRQTYTRLQKELEDEKLKHQAEKEALRESLQTEWTEWLENYKKQQIIKLEKSENKIREESQRERDRQIELAIGRLEKEARDMKTVVQQSYESKLRSVKEKYEMELHIATDNEKIHKQALISMENKLAQTENRLKTMKNKLEECVNNLSNKNVLIETLTAERDNAKGIARREIEGEKRVLEDKIASLFQELTQNNANKEMLMSQLYSRVKLIITQKVLTIKNLSKELEGVNAKCGHLEKLLDQQRKEYILKSL; translated from the exons ATGGCCACTGGTGCTATCTTTGAGGAACGGAACGATCTCGACGATTCGTATCATCCCATAGAGACGAGCGATTTCGTCGACAACGCGGAGACAACCGTATCGGAGACGGACAAATGTGTGAACGacgttaaaatgaaaatgcgAAGTCTGGAGATTAGCGACTGTAATCAGAATCTAATAGAACCGAATAACAGCTCGTTCGAGCAATTATGCAAAATGATAAATGACCTGGAGGGAAATATTATCGAGGACGTTCCTGGATCGAGGCACTTCGACACAGCTTCGATCACCGACAATCGCGGTGAAGTACCATCCTTAAATATGAGATATAGTAATCAA CTCGAGCCGGAGAAAGATCATTGCAAAGATAAATGTGGATCAATCGGAGCGACCTACGAAGATATAATGTCGTTTCTAGCGACGCTCGAAGAcggtataacaagaattagggaaaaacaaagaaagaaattactttttttaccgACAACTTTCCACCGGGAATAtta CAGAGTCAA gTGTGATcctttaagaaattatttctcaaaCGCGTTCAAAGACGACTTAAGTACGGCGCAGTTACAattggaggagaaggaggcaACGATTAAATTGTTGaagaacgaattaaaaaatgaaagagaagcaGCCTGCGAGAAATTaaacgtagaaaataaaaaacacgtCTCGAAGCTCGAgacgcaagaaaaaaaatatcaaacgatCGTGAAGAGACATCAAAAGTTTATGGAGAAGCTCATTTCGGAGAAGACAGATTTAACCGATAAATGTAATTCGTTGGCACAAAGAATCAAGGAAATCGAATCGAAGGCGGAAAAGGATATGAAAGTTTGTACGGATAGGCATCTCGTCGAATTGCAACGAGCAAAGGAACATTTCGCGGCCTCCGAAAAGATAAGACGAGAGCGATGGTTAGAGGCAAGAACGTCAAAAATAAAG GAAATGACGGTGAAGGGATTAGAACCCGAATTACGAAGCATGGTCGAACAACATCAGCTGGAGATTCAGGAGATACGAAGCACTCACATAAAGGAACTTCAAGATTCAGAGCTACGCATAATACGTCGCTCGAACCAGCAGCTAGAACAATTACGTTTAGAACTTACAGCTAGTCACGAAAAAGTATTAGCGAGCGAAAAGAATATCCTATGGACCAG GTATAAGGAGAAGCTAGAGGAACAGGAGGCACAGTTTCGTACGGAAAGAATTAAATTCGCGGAGGATTTAGAACGCGAAAGGAACAGGTTCGATGAGGAACTAGCTAAACGCGACACGGAGAAAGATACGATTATACGACAAACGTACACCCGGTTACAG AAAGAATTAGAGGATGAAAAGCTAAAACACCAAGCTGAAAAGGAGGCTCTTCGGGAGAGCCTGCAAACGGAATGGACGGAATGGTTAGAGAATTACAAGaaacaacaaataataaaactagaaaaatcggaaaataaaataagagaggAAAGTCAGAGAGAACGTGATAGACAAATCGAGCTCGCTATCGGTCGTCTTGAGAAGGAAGCTCGAGATATGAAAACGGTAGTTCAGCAAAGCTATGAAAGTAAATTAAG GTctgtgaaagagaaatacgAAATGGAATTGCACATTGCAACTGATAATGAGAAGATCCACAAACAAGCATTAATATCGATGGAAAATAAACTTGCACAAACagaaaatagattaaaaacgatgaaaaataaactCGAAGAATGCGTAAATAATTTGAGCAATAAAAATGTG ttgATAGAAACTTTAACAGCCGAAAGAGACAATGCGAAAGGAATCGCTCGACgagaaattgaaggagaaaaaagagtttTAGAGGACAAAATTGCTTCGTTGTTTCAAGAATTAACGCAAAACAATGCCAACAAAGAAATGTTAATGTCACAATTGTACAGCAG ggttaaattgataataactcaAAAAgttttaactataaaaaatctttctaaGGAACTCGAAGGAGTCAATGCTAAATGCggacatttagaaaaattattggatcaacaacgaaaagaatacattttaaaatctttataa